One window of the Bacillus oleivorans genome contains the following:
- a CDS encoding putative thiazole-containing bacteriocin maturation protein, translated as MTKLSSYSRLKAKRDTFYLPDPQGGVYFRNNLSSFRMQGSTIYQWIERLMPLFNGEHSLEEITKGLTPPYRNRVFEIGETLYKNGFVRDVSLDRPHQLSSNILEQYASQVEFIESFTDSGAYRFQEYRQANVLAVGSGPFLVSLVSALIESGLPKFHFMVTDSVPTNRLRINELVYNANQYDSEVEVKEVPFEIGAERSFWQAAVQPYDWVLYVSQDGNVRELKCLNMICKEQGKAFLPAIYLDHVGLAGPLSNPESSETCWESAWRRIHQSSLLFDRQPQPFSSIAGSMLANVTVFEFFKKVTGAAGLNQSNQIYKLDLETLEGDWISFIPHPLDKSVSPRLVEDLEIKIKQKQGEKNQPSTLLEYFNQLTSEDTGIFHTWEERDLKQLPLSQLVVQAVNPVSEGPADLLPEVICSGFTHEEARRNAGLTGIEMYVSQMIKIFSDHQDEANVERSIGFIGIGAGETIEEAICRGLQVYLDETLSNRTVNQLNTNVGLQLETIDDKRCRFYFNALTTLNGTPTICMKEDILGFPVIAVRTNGQWYTRAGLNKTLALQNALQQALLDTQNQVNFIVRQETESEVFLIEGGAKLEVPSCDEISQLELLQSSIKVLDRNRSRLVVYDLSFEPFLKQALAGVFGVQVREEET; from the coding sequence ATGACTAAGCTGAGCTCATACTCACGTCTCAAGGCTAAAAGAGATACATTTTATTTGCCTGATCCACAAGGCGGTGTATATTTTAGAAATAATCTAAGCTCATTCCGTATGCAAGGCAGTACTATCTATCAGTGGATAGAAAGACTGATGCCGTTATTCAACGGGGAGCATTCATTAGAAGAGATAACAAAGGGTTTAACACCACCGTATCGGAACAGGGTATTTGAGATTGGAGAAACGTTGTACAAGAATGGCTTTGTTCGAGACGTCAGCCTGGATCGTCCACATCAATTAAGTAGCAACATTCTCGAACAGTATGCATCACAAGTTGAATTCATTGAGAGTTTTACAGATTCGGGTGCGTACCGTTTTCAAGAGTACCGTCAGGCTAACGTTCTGGCTGTCGGTTCTGGTCCCTTTCTCGTTTCATTGGTTTCTGCGTTAATCGAATCGGGACTTCCTAAATTTCATTTTATGGTAACGGATTCAGTTCCGACAAATCGATTACGGATCAATGAGCTAGTATATAACGCCAACCAATATGACTCTGAGGTGGAGGTCAAAGAGGTACCATTTGAAATAGGAGCTGAGAGAAGCTTTTGGCAAGCAGCTGTGCAGCCATATGATTGGGTACTATATGTCTCTCAGGATGGAAATGTCAGAGAACTTAAGTGTCTAAATATGATTTGTAAAGAGCAGGGAAAGGCATTTCTGCCCGCCATATATTTAGACCACGTTGGGCTTGCAGGTCCATTGTCAAATCCGGAATCTTCAGAGACATGCTGGGAGTCCGCATGGCGACGGATCCATCAATCATCCTTGTTATTTGATCGGCAGCCACAACCTTTTTCCTCCATAGCAGGTTCGATGTTGGCGAATGTCACGGTATTCGAATTTTTTAAGAAGGTTACAGGAGCAGCAGGCTTAAATCAAAGTAACCAAATATACAAACTTGATCTTGAAACGCTGGAAGGAGACTGGATTTCATTCATCCCGCATCCATTGGATAAAAGTGTTTCACCGAGACTGGTGGAAGATTTGGAAATAAAGATAAAACAAAAACAGGGTGAAAAAAACCAACCGAGTACCCTCTTAGAATATTTCAATCAATTAACTTCAGAAGATACAGGGATTTTTCATACTTGGGAGGAACGAGACTTGAAACAGCTTCCACTTTCGCAATTGGTTGTTCAAGCAGTTAATCCAGTATCAGAGGGGCCAGCTGACCTTCTTCCAGAGGTTATCTGTTCTGGATTTACACATGAGGAGGCTAGAAGAAATGCCGGACTGACCGGTATTGAAATGTATGTTTCACAAATGATTAAGATCTTCAGTGATCATCAAGATGAAGCTAATGTTGAAAGATCAATAGGATTTATTGGCATTGGTGCAGGGGAAACAATCGAAGAGGCTATTTGTCGAGGGCTACAAGTATATTTAGATGAAACATTAAGTAACAGAACGGTTAATCAGCTGAATACAAATGTTGGTTTGCAGCTGGAAACAATAGATGATAAACGATGCAGATTTTATTTTAATGCTTTGACTACTTTGAACGGTACACCAACAATCTGCATGAAAGAGGATATACTAGGTTTCCCCGTAATAGCAGTAAGAACGAACGGACAATGGTACACAAGGGCAGGTTTAAATAAAACGTTGGCATTACAAAATGCTTTACAACAAGCGCTTTTGGATACTCAAAACCAGGTGAATTTCATAGTGAGGCAAGAGACAGAGTCAGAGGTTTTTCTTATAGAAGGTGGGGCCAAACTTGAGGTTCCCTCTTGTGATGAAATATCACAATTGGAGCTATTACAGTCTTCCATTAAAGTCTTGGATCGAAACCGATCACGGTTAGTAGTTTATGATCTTTCGTTTGAACCTTTTTTAAAACAGGCACTAGCAGGGGTGTTTGGTGTACAGGTTCGAGAGGAGGAAACGTAA
- the rpsI gene encoding 30S ribosomal protein S9 — translation MAQVQYYGTGRRKSSVARVRLVPGEGKVVVNGRDVEDYIPFAALREVVNQPLNVTETLGSYDVLVNVSGGGYTGQAGAIRHGIARALLQADPEYRGPLKRAGLLTRDPRMKERKKYGLKGARRAPQFSKR, via the coding sequence ATGGCACAAGTACAATATTACGGAACAGGCCGTCGTAAAAGTTCTGTTGCCCGCGTACGTCTAGTACCAGGCGAAGGAAAAGTTGTTGTAAACGGTCGTGACGTTGAAGACTATATTCCATTCGCAGCACTTCGTGAAGTGGTGAACCAACCTCTTAATGTTACTGAAACTCTTGGTAGCTACGATGTGTTAGTAAACGTTTCAGGTGGAGGTTATACAGGACAAGCGGGAGCTATCCGTCATGGTATCGCTCGTGCGTTATTGCAAGCTGATCCTGAATACCGCGGACCACTTAAGCGCGCAGGACTATTAACTCGTGACCCACGTATGAAAGAACGTAAAAAATACGGTCTTAAAGGTGCACGTCGCGCGCCACAATTCTCAAAACGTTAA
- the rplM gene encoding 50S ribosomal protein L13, translating into MRTTYMAKANEVERKWYVVDAEGKTLGRLASEVASILRGKNKPTYTPHVDTGDHVIIVNASKIELTGKKLTDKIYYRHSMHPGGLKTRTALEMRTNYAEKMLELAIKGMLPKTSLGRQMFKKLHVYAGSEHPHQAQKPEVYELRG; encoded by the coding sequence ATGCGTACAACTTACATGGCGAAAGCAAATGAAGTGGAACGTAAATGGTACGTGGTTGACGCAGAAGGCAAGACACTAGGTCGCTTAGCAAGCGAAGTGGCTTCCATCTTACGCGGAAAAAACAAACCAACTTACACTCCACATGTTGATACAGGCGATCACGTTATTATCGTCAACGCATCTAAAATTGAATTAACTGGGAAAAAGCTAACTGACAAGATCTACTACCGTCACAGCATGCACCCAGGCGGACTAAAAACAAGAACGGCATTAGAAATGCGTACAAACTATGCTGAAAAAATGCTAGAGCTTGCAATCAAAGGAATGCTTCCAAAGACTTCCCTTGGACGCCAAATGTTTAAAAAGCTACACGTATATGCTGGAAGCGAACATCCACACCAAGCTCAAAAACCAGAAGTTTACGAACTTCGCGGATAA
- the truA gene encoding tRNA pseudouridine(38-40) synthase TruA translates to MQRIKLTISYDGTNFNGYQVQPDERTVQSELEKALERIHKGKLVKVTASGRTDRFVHAVGQVIHFDTDLSIPPDKWGRALNTLLPEDILVLDAEQVAADFHARFDAVRKEYRYKINLGLLPDLFKRNFEYHYHYPLDVRKMKKAAAYLLGTHDFTSFSSAKSEAEDRIRTIYSIEIIEEKDAITFQFVGNGFLYNMVRILVGTLLEVGNGKRDPDSIQKLLEAKDRRLAGKTAPGHGLYLWRVEY, encoded by the coding sequence ATGCAAAGAATCAAACTTACGATCTCATATGACGGTACAAATTTTAACGGATACCAGGTACAGCCTGACGAACGTACGGTGCAATCTGAGCTTGAAAAAGCATTAGAGCGAATTCATAAAGGCAAGCTGGTGAAAGTAACCGCTTCGGGCAGGACTGACCGGTTTGTACATGCTGTGGGTCAGGTGATACATTTTGATACGGATTTAAGCATTCCGCCAGATAAATGGGGGAGAGCGCTGAATACGCTGCTCCCTGAAGATATATTAGTCCTTGACGCAGAACAGGTTGCCGCTGATTTTCATGCGAGGTTTGATGCGGTTCGAAAGGAATATCGCTATAAAATCAACCTGGGACTATTACCCGATTTATTTAAACGAAACTTCGAATATCATTATCATTATCCATTGGATGTACGGAAAATGAAAAAAGCAGCAGCTTATCTTTTAGGTACCCATGACTTTACTAGTTTTTCATCGGCCAAGTCGGAGGCAGAGGACCGAATCCGTACCATCTATTCCATTGAAATCATCGAAGAAAAAGATGCCATCACCTTTCAATTTGTCGGGAATGGATTTTTATACAATATGGTGAGAATCTTAGTAGGCACATTATTAGAGGTCGGAAATGGAAAGCGGGATCCGGATTCTATTCAAAAATTATTAGAAGCAAAGGATCGAAGACTGGCCGGGAAAACAGCACCTGGGCATGGGTTATATTTGTGGAGAGTAGAGTATTAA
- a CDS encoding energy-coupling factor transporter transmembrane component T family protein: MTDKIILGRYIPVDSPLHRLDARSKIIFVFGFILIVFLANNVTTNLILLLFTIGAVLISNVPFKFLLNGLKPIFIIIIFTFLLHLFFTKEGDLIADWGWIKIYEEGIRQGFFISLRFIYLILITSLLTLTTSPITLTDGLESILNPLKKVRMPVHELALMMSISLRFIPTLMEETEKIMKAQEARGVEFSSGPIKERIKAIVPLLIPLFVSSFKRAEELALAMEARGYKGGEGRTKYRELKWEIRDHVLMTIFVGLTAILWFLRS; the protein is encoded by the coding sequence ATGACTGATAAAATTATTCTCGGCCGTTATATACCAGTTGATTCTCCGCTCCATCGGCTTGATGCGAGGTCTAAAATTATTTTTGTATTTGGATTTATTTTAATCGTATTTTTAGCCAATAATGTAACAACCAATTTAATTCTTCTCCTATTTACAATAGGAGCCGTTCTCATTTCAAATGTGCCATTTAAATTTTTATTGAACGGATTAAAACCAATATTTATCATAATAATCTTTACCTTCCTGCTGCATCTCTTTTTTACAAAAGAAGGAGACCTTATTGCTGATTGGGGCTGGATCAAGATTTATGAAGAGGGAATCAGACAGGGGTTCTTCATTTCACTGCGCTTCATCTATCTGATCTTGATTACCTCTTTATTAACGTTAACGACATCACCGATTACTTTAACGGATGGATTGGAAAGCATATTAAATCCGTTGAAAAAGGTGAGAATGCCCGTTCATGAACTGGCGCTCATGATGTCGATCTCACTCCGCTTCATTCCAACCTTAATGGAAGAAACGGAGAAAATCATGAAAGCTCAAGAAGCAAGAGGTGTAGAGTTTTCCTCTGGCCCGATTAAAGAGAGGATTAAAGCAATTGTTCCTCTTCTTATCCCATTGTTCGTAAGCTCTTTTAAAAGAGCAGAAGAACTGGCTTTAGCGATGGAAGCAAGAGGATATAAGGGTGGAGAAGGCCGAACAAAGTATCGGGAATTAAAGTGGGAGATAAGAGATCATGTCCTAATGACTATCTTTGTTGGATTAACTGCAATTCTATGGTTTTTGCGCTCATAA
- a CDS encoding energy-coupling factor ABC transporter ATP-binding protein, producing the protein MDIILEQVEYKYQPGTPFERIAIHDINIDIPSGTFMAIIGHTGSGKSTVLQHLNALLKPTKGKVRIGDRVIEAGIKESNLKPIRQKVGIVFQFPEHQLFDETVLKDVCFGPMNYGVSEQVAEEKAIRAIKQVGLTEDILNKSPFDLSGGQMRRVAIAGVLAMEPDVIVLDEPTAGLDPRGRKEIMEMFKKLHEERNLSTVLVTHSMEDASQFADQITVMHKGTVIRKGTPAEIFASPEELIDLGLDVPEVVKFRLLVEGKLGITFPKPSMNMEELAVQIAQYVKEGSLHD; encoded by the coding sequence ATGGACATTATACTCGAACAAGTAGAATACAAGTACCAGCCAGGGACTCCATTTGAAAGGATAGCCATTCATGATATCAACATAGACATCCCATCCGGTACGTTTATGGCGATTATTGGCCACACGGGTTCCGGGAAATCTACGGTATTGCAGCATTTAAATGCGCTTTTAAAGCCGACAAAGGGGAAAGTGAGAATAGGCGACCGGGTGATTGAAGCAGGTATAAAAGAAAGTAATTTAAAGCCGATCCGCCAAAAGGTAGGGATCGTTTTTCAATTTCCGGAGCATCAGCTGTTTGATGAGACAGTTTTAAAGGATGTATGCTTTGGTCCAATGAATTATGGGGTATCAGAACAAGTGGCTGAAGAAAAAGCGATTCGTGCCATCAAGCAGGTTGGATTAACAGAAGATATCCTTAATAAATCCCCGTTTGACCTTTCTGGCGGCCAGATGAGAAGGGTAGCGATAGCTGGGGTATTAGCGATGGAGCCTGATGTAATTGTACTAGATGAACCGACAGCAGGGTTAGACCCGCGTGGCCGCAAAGAAATAATGGAGATGTTTAAAAAACTGCATGAAGAGCGTAATCTCTCAACTGTCCTGGTTACACATAGCATGGAGGATGCCTCCCAATTTGCTGATCAGATTACAGTCATGCATAAAGGGACTGTGATCCGAAAAGGAACACCTGCTGAAATATTTGCATCGCCAGAGGAATTAATCGATTTAGGATTAGATGTACCGGAAGTGGTAAAGTTTCGCTTGCTGGTCGAGGGGAAATTAGGCATCACCTTTCCAAAGCCATCTATGAACATGGAGGAGCTGGCAGTCCAAATAGCGCAGTATGTAAAGGAGGGTTCTTTACATGACTGA
- a CDS encoding energy-coupling factor ABC transporter ATP-binding protein, translating to MKELVTVQDLFFQYNSQSAYALKNISLQVYEGEWLALVGHNGSGKSTFAKLLMGLQPFNDGDIIIDGLPLSEETVWDIRKRIGMVFQNPDNQFVGATVEDDVAFTLENNGFPREEMKKRVIEALKQVKMDEFLKVEPHHLSGGQKQRVAIAGVLALQPKLMILDEATSMLDPRGREEVLETVRQLKKNQDITVISITHDLEEAAKADRVIVLNQGQIYREGTPIEIFQLHEELVQLGLDIPFSVKMRQALKNQGLPISQGSLSAGELVNELWTLYSNK from the coding sequence ATGAAAGAACTCGTTACCGTTCAAGACCTTTTCTTTCAATATAATTCCCAATCTGCTTATGCTTTAAAGAATATTTCATTACAGGTTTATGAAGGTGAATGGCTAGCTTTAGTCGGACATAACGGGTCCGGGAAATCGACCTTTGCAAAGCTGTTAATGGGGCTTCAACCCTTTAACGATGGCGATATTATTATAGATGGTCTCCCTTTATCCGAAGAAACGGTATGGGACATAAGAAAAAGAATCGGAATGGTTTTCCAAAACCCAGACAATCAATTTGTCGGTGCTACCGTAGAGGATGATGTAGCCTTTACATTAGAAAATAATGGTTTTCCGCGCGAAGAAATGAAAAAAAGAGTAATAGAAGCTCTTAAGCAAGTCAAAATGGATGAATTTTTGAAAGTAGAACCTCACCATCTTTCAGGCGGTCAAAAACAAAGAGTGGCGATTGCGGGGGTGTTAGCCCTGCAGCCAAAATTAATGATTTTGGATGAAGCTACATCCATGCTTGATCCAAGAGGTCGTGAAGAAGTCTTAGAAACTGTACGTCAGTTAAAGAAAAATCAGGATATAACCGTTATATCCATTACTCATGATCTCGAAGAGGCGGCCAAAGCGGATCGGGTTATCGTATTAAACCAGGGCCAGATTTATAGAGAGGGAACGCCAATTGAGATTTTTCAATTGCATGAGGAACTGGTTCAACTAGGACTTGATATTCCGTTTTCAGTTAAGATGAGACAAGCATTGAAGAATCAGGGACTTCCGATCAGTCAAGGTTCTCTATCTGCGGGAGAGTTGGTGAATGAATTATGGACATTATACTCGAACAAGTAG
- the rplQ gene encoding 50S ribosomal protein L17: MSYRKLGRTSDQRKALLRDLTTDLIISERIETTEARAKELRSVVEKMITLGKRGDLHARRQAAAYIRHEVANEESGQDAIQKLFSEIAPRYEERQGGYTRIMKLGPRRGDGAPMVIIELV, from the coding sequence ATGTCTTACAGAAAACTAGGACGTACAAGCGATCAACGTAAAGCGTTACTTCGTGACCTTACGACTGATTTAATTATTAGTGAACGCATCGAGACAACAGAAGCGCGTGCGAAAGAATTACGTTCTGTTGTTGAGAAGATGATCACACTTGGAAAACGTGGAGATCTTCATGCTCGTCGTCAAGCTGCTGCTTACATTCGCCATGAAGTGGCGAACGAAGAAAGCGGTCAAGACGCAATTCAAAAGTTATTTAGTGAGATCGCACCTCGTTACGAAGAGCGTCAAGGCGGGTACACTCGTATCATGAAACTTGGACCTCGCCGTGGTGACGGAGCGCCAATGGTTATTATCGAATTAGTTTAA
- a CDS encoding DNA-directed RNA polymerase subunit alpha — protein MIEIEKPKIETVEINDDAKYGKFVVEPLERGYGTTLGNSLRRILLSSLPGAAVTSIQIDGVLHEFSTIEGVVEDVTTIILNIKKLALKIYSDEEKTLEIDAQGEGPVTAGDITHDSDVEILNPDLHIATLSSKGHLRMRLFARRGRGYATAEQNKREDQPIGVIPIDSIYTPVARVSYQVENTRVGQMTNYDKLTLDVWTDGSNAPHEAVALGAKILTEHLNIFVGLTDEAQNAEIMVEKEEDQKEKVLEMTIEELDLSVRSYNCLKRAGINTVQELANKTEEDMMKVRNLGRKSLEEVKAKLEDLGLGLRKDD, from the coding sequence ATGATCGAGATTGAAAAACCAAAAATTGAAACGGTTGAGATCAACGATGACGCTAAGTACGGAAAGTTTGTCGTAGAACCGCTCGAGCGTGGATATGGTACAACTCTAGGGAATTCCCTACGACGTATTCTTTTATCCTCACTCCCAGGTGCTGCCGTCACATCCATTCAGATTGATGGAGTGCTCCATGAGTTTTCAACAATTGAAGGTGTCGTTGAGGATGTCACGACTATTATCTTAAATATCAAGAAGCTTGCGCTTAAAATATATTCTGATGAAGAAAAAACATTAGAAATTGATGCGCAAGGAGAAGGTCCGGTTACAGCCGGAGACATTACACATGATAGTGATGTTGAAATCTTAAACCCAGATCTTCATATTGCTACTCTTTCTAGCAAAGGGCATCTTCGTATGCGTTTATTTGCGAGAAGAGGCCGTGGATATGCAACAGCTGAACAAAATAAAAGAGAAGACCAACCTATTGGTGTAATTCCGATTGATTCGATTTATACACCAGTAGCCCGTGTGTCTTATCAAGTAGAGAACACTCGTGTTGGTCAGATGACGAATTACGATAAATTAACGTTAGATGTTTGGACCGATGGAAGCAATGCACCACATGAGGCTGTGGCTTTAGGGGCAAAGATCCTGACTGAGCATCTTAATATCTTTGTCGGCTTAACAGATGAAGCACAAAATGCAGAAATCATGGTCGAGAAAGAAGAAGATCAAAAAGAAAAAGTTCTTGAAATGACAATTGAAGAACTTGATTTATCTGTTCGTTCATATAACTGTTTAAAACGTGCAGGTATTAATACTGTTCAAGAGTTAGCGAACAAAACCGAAGAGGATATGATGAAAGTCAGAAACCTTGGCCGTAAATCTCTTGAAGAAGTAAAAGCTAAGCTAGAAGATCTTGGCTTAGGACTAAGAAAAGACGACTAA
- the rpsK gene encoding 30S ribosomal protein S11 — MARKTNTRKRRVKKNIEAGVAHIRSTFNNTIVTITDVHGNAVAWSSAGALGFKGSRKSTPFAAQMAAETAAKGSMEHGMKTLEVTVKGPGAGREAAIRALQSAGLEVTAIRDVTPVPHNGCRPPKRRRV, encoded by the coding sequence ATGGCACGTAAAACGAATACACGTAAACGTCGTGTGAAAAAGAACATTGAAGCAGGTGTTGCACACATTCGTTCTACTTTTAATAATACAATTGTAACAATCACAGATGTTCACGGGAATGCGGTCGCTTGGTCAAGTGCTGGTGCGCTAGGATTCAAGGGATCTCGTAAGTCTACTCCATTTGCTGCGCAAATGGCTGCTGAAACGGCTGCTAAAGGATCTATGGAACACGGTATGAAAACTTTAGAGGTTACTGTAAAAGGCCCTGGTGCTGGACGTGAAGCTGCAATCCGTGCATTACAATCTGCTGGACTAGAAGTAACTGCTATCAGAGACGTGACACCTGTTCCACATAACGGATGCCGCCCGCCAAAACGTCGCCGTGTGTAA
- the rpsM gene encoding 30S ribosomal protein S13 produces the protein MARIAGVDIPREKRIVISLTYIFGIGVPTAKRILAEAGVSEDTRVRDLTEDELTKIREIVDRLKVEGDLRREVSLNIKRLMEIGCYRGLRHRRGLPVRGQNTKNNARTRKGPRKTVANKKK, from the coding sequence ATGGCTCGTATTGCAGGAGTAGATATTCCTCGTGAAAAGCGTATTGTCATTTCATTAACATATATTTTTGGAATTGGTGTACCAACAGCAAAACGAATTTTAGCTGAAGCAGGCGTTTCTGAAGATACACGTGTTCGTGATCTAACTGAAGACGAACTAACAAAAATTCGTGAAATCGTAGATAGGCTGAAAGTTGAAGGGGACTTACGCCGTGAGGTTTCTCTTAACATTAAGCGTTTAATGGAAATTGGCTGCTATCGCGGTCTACGTCACCGTCGCGGATTACCTGTTCGTGGACAAAATACGAAGAACAATGCCCGTACTCGTAAAGGACCACGTAAAACAGTTGCGAACAAGAAGAAATAA
- the rpmJ gene encoding 50S ribosomal protein L36, with product MKVRPSVKPICEKCKVIRRRGKVMVICENPKHKQKQG from the coding sequence GTGAAGGTAAGACCATCAGTTAAGCCTATTTGCGAAAAATGTAAAGTTATTCGCAGACGTGGTAAAGTAATGGTGATTTGTGAAAATCCTAAACATAAGCAAAAACAAGGATAA
- the infA gene encoding translation initiation factor IF-1, whose product MAKDDVIEVEGTVTETLPNAMFKVELENGHTVLAHVSGKIRMHFIRILPGDKVTVELSPYDLTRGRITYRYK is encoded by the coding sequence ATGGCAAAAGATGATGTAATTGAGGTAGAAGGCACAGTAACCGAAACTTTGCCAAACGCGATGTTTAAGGTAGAATTGGAGAATGGACATACTGTTCTTGCCCATGTTTCTGGGAAGATCCGTATGCATTTTATCCGTATCCTGCCAGGTGATAAAGTAACGGTTGAATTGTCGCCATATGACCTTACACGCGGCAGAATCACATACCGCTATAAATAA
- the map gene encoding type I methionyl aminopeptidase, which produces MIKLKTPHEIEIMREAGRIVALTLQETKQYIQPGVTTKELDTIADSFIRKLGAIPSFKGYNGFRGSICVSVNEELVHGIPGNRVLNDGDIISIDVGAKYNGYHADSAWTYPVGQISEETHRLLEVTEESLYKGLNEAKPGVRLSNISHAIQTYVETCGFYIVREYVGHGIGQELHEDPQVPHFGPPDIGPKLKPGMVFCVEPMVNAGSRHVKTLSDDWTVVTVDGKMCAHFEHAIAITDSGFEILTKA; this is translated from the coding sequence ATGATTAAGCTTAAAACACCTCATGAAATAGAAATCATGAGGGAAGCAGGACGAATTGTTGCTTTGACACTTCAAGAAACAAAACAGTATATTCAGCCCGGCGTAACGACAAAGGAATTGGATACAATTGCCGACTCATTTATTCGCAAGTTAGGTGCAATTCCTTCGTTTAAGGGCTATAATGGTTTTCGTGGCAGCATTTGTGTTTCTGTTAACGAAGAGCTCGTCCACGGTATACCAGGTAATCGAGTTCTAAATGATGGAGATATCATTTCCATCGATGTAGGTGCGAAATATAATGGCTATCATGCAGATTCGGCTTGGACGTACCCGGTTGGGCAAATAAGTGAAGAAACTCATAGGTTGCTAGAGGTGACAGAGGAATCCTTATATAAGGGTTTAAACGAAGCAAAGCCCGGCGTAAGACTATCGAACATCTCCCATGCAATTCAGACGTATGTTGAGACATGCGGTTTTTACATCGTACGTGAGTATGTCGGACATGGAATTGGTCAAGAATTACATGAAGACCCACAAGTCCCTCACTTTGGTCCACCTGATATCGGTCCAAAACTAAAACCAGGAATGGTTTTTTGCGTTGAACCAATGGTGAATGCTGGGAGTCGACATGTTAAAACCCTTTCTGATGATTGGACAGTCGTGACGGTGGATGGTAAAATGTGCGCTCACTTTGAGCATGCGATTGCCATTACGGATTCTGGCTTTGAGATTTTAACAAAAGCGTAG
- a CDS encoding adenylate kinase, with product MNLVLMGLPGAGKGTQAEKIVAKYDIPHISTGDMFRAAIKEETDLGLKAKSFMDKGELVPDEVTIGIVKERLSKDDCKKGFLLDGFPRTVPQAEALEQLLNDLEKGLDYVIHIEVDKSVLMERLTGRRICKDCGATYHLVFNPPAKEGVCDRCGGELYQRADDNAETVQNRLEVNMKQMQPLLDFYQEKGYLRNINGQQDIQVVFQEIEKLVGDLRA from the coding sequence ATGAATTTAGTTCTAATGGGTCTCCCTGGTGCTGGGAAAGGGACTCAAGCTGAAAAAATCGTAGCGAAGTACGATATCCCTCATATCTCAACTGGAGATATGTTCCGAGCAGCGATTAAGGAAGAAACAGATCTTGGCTTAAAGGCGAAATCCTTTATGGATAAAGGAGAACTAGTTCCAGATGAAGTAACGATTGGGATTGTGAAAGAGCGTTTAAGCAAAGATGATTGTAAAAAGGGATTTTTACTTGATGGATTTCCTAGAACAGTTCCTCAAGCAGAAGCTCTTGAACAGCTTTTAAACGACTTAGAAAAAGGATTGGATTATGTCATTCATATCGAAGTCGATAAAAGTGTGCTTATGGAGCGTCTAACGGGCCGTAGAATCTGTAAGGATTGTGGAGCTACTTATCACTTAGTCTTTAATCCTCCTGCAAAAGAAGGAGTATGTGACCGCTGTGGTGGAGAGCTTTACCAACGAGCAGATGACAATGCGGAAACCGTTCAAAATCGTCTTGAGGTTAATATGAAGCAAATGCAGCCATTACTTGATTTCTATCAAGAAAAAGGGTATTTGCGTAATATTAATGGACAGCAAGATATTCAAGTAGTCTTCCAAGAGATTGAAAAGCTTGTAGGGGACTTACGTGCATGA